TTAGTTAATAAGACTAAAAAGCTAAAAGTGACATAAaagaatatatgtttatttaaaatattccaaAGGAACAATCACATAACCTCATTCTTGCTCCGTATAACCACATTGCCGCAAAATTCCGTAAGAATATCCTTTTGGAATAAGTGTATTCTGGTACGAGTAATCCCAACAAAAATATTAACGTGAAAATGAGAGCCAAGTTCAATATGAAGAATATTGTTGGTTTAATTAGTAAAGAATTGATATCTAAATGGGCGTCAAGTCCTGTATATAAtcctgaaatttatttataagaacatCTTATATATAGattcaaaacattttgtttCTTCTGACACCACAATGTTTGCTATTTaaaaaccatcatcatcattataacaacccattaccggcccactacagggcacgggtctcctcccgcaatgagaaggggttaagtccatcacgctggcccaggcctggattggtggattccacacattTTTGAGCACATTAttgatcttttccttcaccgttgaagcaaatgatattgcttaaagcgcacataacttggagcgcacataattaaaaaagcGGAGCGGTAATAACACAACACTGGAATATTACCGCTCCGcttttttaaaaagttagtaACCTAGAATAAATTGAAGCTTTATATTTGACTGCTAGTTTTCACAtacaagttattttatttcattgtcgagatgtctcttaaaaagttcaaagtttgtattaaacgtaagcttatagaaaagtcctattatagtataaaggacaacgtaaacgataaaaaagcttgggtgtaaattattgctctaaccaggttgctcttctaataatttaaaatgacattgtgagatggtgataacaaaaaaaaaaaacacccggctaagtttgttgtgggcttcttcttagaccaggacgcgtttggaaccctcgtagctttagttttaagtttacgaatgtggttatcgccatcatctcactaccgtgtggttcttatgtacgcatcaaaagtgccacctgtgggcctacttgaataaagatatttttgactttgactttgactttgacatttatcATGTCTATGTTAAACTTTACTATAACCATCGTATATTTAGAGCTCTTTCGAGAACTCGGATCAGGCTTCTGTCTTTATAAATGCCGTCAGTGTTACAGAGAAACCAATAAGTAAAGTATATTTTCCTTAGCTAGGTGAAAAAAAGTAGCTTGTTTTTCAAGTTAAAACGCGTAAATGCGCACGCAACGCTTAAAGGATTTTTCAGACCTGTAAGACGCCTTCTTCTAACaatgaactttttaaaaatgaatatatacACCAAAATCATTGTATAGGTTAATTGGAACAGGTGGTTTAGTATCCACATTTATGAAAACGTCGTTCATTAGGATGGTTGATGTGACCTACTCGTAATGACGTTGGCTTAGCAACTTAGATTGGAAAGGTAGCTGGATAAATGCTAGTCATTCATCcagttaactttaaactaagtTGTGTGATAAATGCTAGTTATGAATCCAGTTACCTTTAAACTTTAATCTCAATTTCATTTAGAGGGCCTTATATCCCGCCCGCCCTACAGTGCATaaatagtgatatttttattggtgAGGTGTATAAGATTTTTATAGTGGTTTTCTTCTTAATgcaaagaaaaattatattaaacagtagccatttatttatgaaagtatttatttacattaattgaCAGTTAGACTTCAGCGTTCTTCAAATtaataatgatggtgatgaggAACGATGTGGTGGGTGTCATATTTCACGTCCGCGTGGAATCTGGAAAAAATAAgaacattaaattaattttgttcagGATAGGATCTGCTCAAGAATCCCTCCTACTTTAATAGCATTACTATGACACAGCATTGATCTCCAGAAAAACGTCATTAGCTCATTAGGGCATCTTTCTCTTGGTAACATGGCGCAAAATCTACATCTCCCCAGCAACTCTTCCAGGAATAGTtgagtatataaatttatattctttctaTCTGGCTGTGCAACCACGCCAGAAGGCTGGACGaatctggatgaaatttagaaCAGATATAGATTATACTCTGGACTATGCTAATATTCTTCCGGAAAAATGTAAGTTTCCCGTGCGATATATTTGGTTTAATTTTCCACTCAGCATTTTGTTTGCATACCCGTAGTTCAGTGGTCAGAGAATAATATATACAGTATACAGTATACAAGTCAACTTACAATCCTAAATTAATATGTTAAGGTGAGGATTCTGAACGTGTCCTTACCCAGTGTGATGGTCGCCGTGGTAGTGGACAGTCCTCTCGGAGCCGTCGGGCTGGTGCAGCGAGTAGACGCCCTTCACAACGTCGCCGTCGCGTGATTCATGCTGTGACTTCATATCGCCAGTGTGGTGATCCTCTACTTTGTAGTCGAATGTATAGTGAGGGTGAGTCTGGAAACAGGTAATATGTAAAAACTTAATAACCTATCGTACGGTCAGAGCGGAAATGCAGCCAATATTCTTTCTTGGCAGTGGTACCATGCCACGAAGGAGTTATTTTTACAgttattaatttagttataagttttactgCAACATTATGAATACAAAAAAGTTAATTGTTTTTCAACAAATAAGTATAGATTGTACTTTTAACTAAGATGTTTGAGCATCTACAACTATTAAGGGCAGTTCGAAAAGAAGTTATGAAACAATCTAGGGCACtttcctattattatttttatgagaaACTTAGAGGTTCGATTATATTAATTCTCCAATCCACTTTAACGGTTTTATCATAAAATCGTTTTATGAAAACGAGTATGAAAactgaagaaataataattatagattgTACGGTTAAATGGGCTTCCAACTTACGTGGTAGTCAACATGGTGGCCGTGGCCGTGTACAGTTTCCGGGTGACCATCGTGTTTGGAGAAATGAGCGGAAGAGTATGCTACCCCATAGCTACTGGCATTTTCGAATTGCGCTATAAAAGCGGCAATGACAGCCATGAGTAAAACCTGCGAACGACAAAGAATAATGATCGGAAACCGAGTACCaagtctatttaaaattaaattaattgatcaaaaaaacttttaaaagtttttacctCAGAGTACATGTTTAGTTTTTGATTTTGTTGATACTACTAGTTGGACTGTTTATAGTTGTCAGTAGACTGATACCTGTATGACAAAGTTCGCGAGTTTTATATCACAAATGGAAATCGTTATAATACCGATTTCACATCAAATTATTAGAAAcagttacaatttttaaaacagtttacacaataataattgttgagCACTTCAACCGCGTCTAACAATTTAATGACTATGACATGTAAAGCCATATATTACACGTAAAGTTAAACATAGTTTATTGCCGTTTCGTTATTTGATGGTaacaataatgttaataataattttgattgaaaTTCGATACGGTACCgataataattttagaatatcgaagaaatataattttgtaaacaaataaaattggataaaaataaatttaatctaaaaaaatattttacttttaaatttgttGCAAAAAGACACAAGATAaaaggtatgttttttttgtattctctGTTCTTACTTTAATCTGTGTATCTGTAAGTATTATAGATCaattttatgttggaaaattaagtttttaactcAGATTTAGTTTACCTTAGTCATTCttcttagttttttatttaatgtagtgCACTTTTCTAAACAAAAGCCTTGTCCTTTTCTGAACAAAAACCTACTCCTAAAGGTATAAAGTctaataagttaaatatttctttattcaaataggcacatagatgagtTCATTACacacaatatgtgtataaaaaaacatatcttcAAAAATTATCCATTTGTATGCAGTCTGTATTTACTTATTACCTATGTTCTCTCAACCTATGTACttttgttacttattttattctaaatCGCCAACTTTATCTTAACACAGTTTGCCACAAGTTAAAATCAGGTGACTCCTGTCACgtcattaggtacgcgtcgcatagcgtaggcactatgcgcgtgtcggtcttttatataaatatatatgtttttttcgatataataattttaagagaaATTCCTACTGaaatatgcatccttcaatattattatttcgcaATTCTGTCACACGTTATATAGATTAGTAcgctatacaacgtgtatagCTAGAGTGCAGTGTTAGCTTAATGAAGTTGTATTTAATGAGGTTGATTACTTAAGGGCCAGAGGAATAACtagtaaagtataaaaaaaaattaaattttcttattaatttattacaacgaACATTTAACAGTTTAATATTAAGGAGTCATGATAACGATATTGTACAACGATAGGTATGTAAGTTTAATGATGATAGGCGGGGGCAGCATGGTGGGCAGGACCTTCACGATGTACAACAGCgttaaatctgaaaaaaaataaaaaaaattaatgtaatgATCTTGAATCTGCTCTACATAATAGTCGACTTAGTGCTGGGattaatagatttattttatataatacctatAGGTAGTATAAGTCAAACtgtgtttcataaaaaaaaaacattttgaaaggGCAATATAATGTCTTACCCGCTGTGCGCATCAGCGGTGTATTCCACACGGCGGACGGTACCGTCGGGTTCGTGCAGGCTGTAGAATCCGGTTACATGGTCTCCCTCACGTGCCTCGTGCTGGGACTTGATGTCACCAGTGTGCGAGTCTTGCACGCTGTAGTCGAATGCGTAGTGGGCCGGCGCCTAAAAgcaacaaaaatacaataaaaatggtATTAACCCATTAATTTCTTTCAGATTCATAATAAGCCGTAGATCAGGAAAGAATGAATGCGACTTCTGTCAAATATATTCCTCATTCAAGCATTCTCAGGACTGTAAAAAAGCCCTCTTAAATAAAAGTTACGAACCTAAATTAGAATCTAGAAtatcagaatttaaaaaaagttttgtgtgGAGATCTCAATTAAAGTCAACTAGTTGAACTTAAGAAGTACATTATGCTATATCAAAAGctattacattaaattataccTATCAAAAGTCGAAACAACTGATTACAtaagcataatataatatagtcatGATGTTTGGGGTGTAGCTTACATATGAATTAAGAACTAATTTAATGACAATAATGCTTCACTAATATAATTGAATTAACTCACATAATAGTCTTGTGGCGCATGCGCAGAGTAGTGTGTAGGTTGATGGGTGAGAATCTGCGCGGGCGCATGGCTCTGGTGCTGTACTATGCTCTGTGAAGAGACCGCTTGGCCATGACCGTGACCGCCATAGCCATTCAGTTGTGCTGATGCAACGGCGATGAAAGCCGCAATAGCAATAacctttaaaattaatacaagttttatgtaaaataaacaatataagaCTTggataataaattatgtttcatTTGAACCTGTTAACAATCCTTGAAATCCTGAAAAAATCCTTTATACtaataaaggattacgtaaacgttAAAATAGCTTGTGTcgataaattcaataaaaaaatctcttaacaacacactaaataaattttcacaaatcataaaattataaaggGGGCGGCCTTATCCCTGATAGTAATTTCTTTCAGGCTACCAACGTTGCATAGGTGATAATTACTACAATGTGACAATTATAAAGAATAGCTAAGGCTAAGTCTGTCGTTGGCCTTTTTTTTAGCCGAGTATAGCCAACATCGCGAAACACAAGCAATATATGTCTAAAATTTTCTTATCTATGAGATAGGACGAGAAAATGGGTAATTTTTTCTACGAGTTCTGACTTTCATAAAACTTTACCGTCTGGTATCGAAATCATGGATCTTTTAACTAAAAAAGCAGATAAACAAATACTAACGAAGACAAGGGTAAACTAATTAGTAACTTAATTTGTatcaataatttcaaatttataataccttgaagtacattttaattaattcgcAGTTGTTTACACTTTGacttataatttgtaattgATAATAACTTACTTATGGTTCTGTCTTTTATACCGCTATCTATATGCATATGATTATCTCGGTTCAATTTGAAAGGATATCGCAACAGATTAAAACAACAGGTTATTTAACTGATCATTGATCAATATCGAGATCAAAATTAAGTAAGAAATGAGTTCGTAAACAAACGTTTCACACTTAGTTATGTGAGTATCATACCTTACTTCTAATAGAACAAGTAGTTAACTAGTAGTTTGATTATTTAAAATCGAAGACGTGACTAcattagatttttaatttattaatagtagtTTGTCACGGTTATGTAAGCCAATCTAtactttatcatcatcgtcattcaACCCATTAGCGATCAAGtaagggcacggatctcctcccacaataagaaggggttagggccatagtccaccacactggcccagttcGAGTTGGtgcacttcacacacctttgcgaacattatgtggaactctcagccgtacaggtttcctcacgatgatttccttacCGGTGAAGCAATAAATgtcttaattacttaaaacgcacataacttagaaaaataaggataggattcgaactcggcgccccgaaagtgaagtcgagcgcAACAGCTAGTACGATATAACAATACTCAAATTGATGGATACGGGTCTGCATGTTacaagacgtgttccttgcatgccctatgaagcattgctctgtttataggcgacggttttaaacataccatcaggtgggccgtgTGCTTTGTCagtcaattatttctataaaaaaaaaaaacttatagtcGAGTTACAATAGCAGCTTTTATGTTCGTGTATTTGTCTTCGGTAAAAACAGAAGGTGGATATTTTCGTATCGTGCTTTAATTCCTATTCAAATAAATACGTAGTTATGTATGAACTGATTGTGATGATACTTGTTAGGTAcatatatttgttacttttatccACAGGAATcgaaacttcatcatcatcagcctatctcagtccactgctggactaaggccttttcatttgcacgccatctcggtctattgctggttagctgcatccagtttTTCCCTACTGCCTTTACGGTATAGTACGAATGTTATACGTAGCCAGGTATATCGTTTTATGACAGCTATTCCTACTCCAGGGATTCTTAGCACCCTTTGCTCTGCTGGTTGTCCGACTGCTGTCGTGGCCGTGCCTGGCAGAGCTGCTGGAGACTAAGGGCCATATCTGTGAATCGTGCTGCATGAAGGTAATTGGCTATAAAACACCACGCTTCCCGAGGTTGGCGAGTCTACTCTTTTAGAGGTTAGTCTTAGCTTGTAGCTACAATTCTGGTGAACCAGATTAGATTATTAGCCACCGCCTTGGTACGGTGAGGTCACTCCTTTAACACCACCCAGGGGACACATGTAGAGTACTGAAAGGTAACTTCTACGAACGCGAGTGACAAGACCCCCCATCGAATCGACACTCGCGGGTGCAACCGCGGACCGCAACTAGTAACTCTGTAATTTCGTATTATATTGTAAACGATattaatacaaacaatttgCGTCATGACCTTAGCTTCAGCGTTAGGTGATTGCTCAAAAATATTGCGTattttgtaaactttcataGCAATAACGGTAAAATCGGTAAGACACCAATTATTGATTTCCATATATAAATCGCGATTTTTTGACAATATGTATCAGTTTCTAAACACTCTCGGAAACAATAATACATACCCATATACTTCTTACCAAGATGTACGCTAAGGTATGTAAATCAATCAttacttgttatttttaaaacttttatttttaaatcttaacgtcgatttttatttattaacttatggCAAAATATTGTTCGCAACTTGGACCTAGTGATAAacttttaagttaattaaatagatattttatacatgtatttatttCGCTAATAACTCAACGAAAACTCGACATGAGTCCATCCATGCCTAATATCTCTACTTTATTAAAAACCGCCATTAAAGAAAAAGAGTAAGTGATAGGTGATGATgattaacaattataattatagctcttataatttttaatctcaAGCACAAATAGGCGGGACAAGTTTTTCAAAGGACCGAGGTTCCAAGGTGCTAGATAGGTGAGAGATATCGGAAAGATATATTGTGGTAGTAGACACGTAGGTACACCTTGGTGGGTCGTTATCAAACGAATCGCTAGGGCCTCTGGAAACAAGACACTATTGGTCAAGCAGCAAACATTAtgagcgaataaaaaaaaaaatacatactcctaattcagtcattattgcatgcagtgcattgtgtccaaaaacagcgaAAACGCGCTGCGCAAGTCTTACTTCACATCCGCGGAatgctagctcaaaaactttttttcattttatggtaaaccttTAAAACAATCACAATAAAAGTAAAGGTAACATAATAACTGtcgactgctaaatggtataatGGCTAACCACTGTttgaaacactactaaagtggagtagtaTTTTAtccttcaatataagtcgtgtacacggtttctgtgtgctCTTATTTCtgtcaaacaaaataaagtggTAGATACGATGATGAAGAATAAACGAAAATATATAATCCCAATAAAGCCATCATGTCTAAATTTTATCCACAGATATTATGTTTTGCTGCCTGCATTACCGCCGCAGTAGCACAATTCGGATATGAGCATGGGCACGGCTTAGCGTTCTCCTCCAATCACATCTCCAAGCACGACGGTCATCCGGAAATTGTCCACGGGCACGGTCACCATATTGACTATcatgtaagttttaatttttttctaatagtCACTCAGTCtcaattgatgatgataaattttgaatttgaatttgacagccAATTGACCAATGggagtgaccctgctttctgagtctaaggctgtgggttcaattcccacaactggaaaaggtttgtgtgatgaacacaaatatttttcagtgacgcggtgtttatctgttatattatttacaaatattcatcaggtcccgggttcagcaaaatttttttttaattttctctggtctggtctagtgggaggctatggccgtggctagttaccaccctgccgacaaagacgtgccgctaagcgtatTACGcgcgcgtagaaaccgactaagtgtatgggtttaatataactgacaaaCTCCTAACAGATTGGCcctttaccattttagactgcatcacttaccaccaggtaagattgcagtcaagggttaacttgtagaagaattaaaaaaaaagtaagtttttaaattttgattgttttttagaCGCACCCTCATTACACTTTTGAGTACAAAGTGGAGGATCATCACACTGGTGATATGAAGTCCCAGCATGAGACGCGTGATGGCGACGTTGTAAAGGGCGTGTACTCGCTGCACCAACCAGATGGCTCCGAAAGATCCGTGCATTACCACGGCGATCACCACACTGGGTAAGAACAttccaaatattataaatgagaaagtgtgttggtATCTCGTTCATTCACTCAGCATCCTTACACTCACTCCTTCAATAGCATAGGAGCCACGTAATATTACGTGTCGGgtatatgctactttttatcccgaaataatGCACTGGCCTTATGGCAtagatctaaataataataataatccatttataaaaaataatattaaatcaaaataattataaattgtagtAGTTACAAAAATATCTACGTTAGTATGTTATTTGACATATCTTCAATTTACAGTGCACTGAGATAGCAACGTAAATTAATGTGTCGATACTTCAGTAATAACTCTTGAAGCTAAAGTAGCTGAACGgggtttttaatgaaatttagtaataatttcatGGCATAATTCGTCGTAGAATAGATACTCTTTTATACCGTTAGAGTTGGTTAGTAATTTTATGAACTAACTTTCATAATAACAAGGATAAAACTTCGGTATTCTGAGGATAAAACATACGCGAGAGCAAACACCTGCGCgaactttaaaatatatgcaGTCTTTATACAATGGTACCAATTGAGTCGTCGTCCATTGTCACCACTGAACTTAACTGGACTTAAGAGAGCTATCCTTTTTCACGGATAATTTTTTCAATAGGGCAGCATGACTTTTACACTGacaattaagtttagttttggTTTAGTTTCAtgttatacaaacaaaaaagtgCACTGTTATCATCTTATAAAGTATGTATCTTTGCTTATAatgaagctgaagagtttattggatttttttaacaatttaaactcAGGAATTACATGTCAGATTTGAAAGATCGTTTTCGCCTCACATTGTCAAAATGTTTTGTAAAGTATTTAAAAGCAACATATTAAATAAGagtatttaactaaatacttgtgccgtgtggtgacggtagataaGAAAACAGCTATcgccacccctcctcttcccgcaggtgtcgtacgaggcgactaagttAATATAACTcgagaaaaatcctattataatattaaggattacttaaactataaaaaagcttgggtgtgaattgctctagcttcgtagctaaatataaatttactgtgagatggcgataacaaaataataattttacccggctaagtttgttgtgggctcttcttagaccaaggcgcgtttggaaccctcctagctttaggtttcagttggcgaacgaagttatcaccatccccttacaattacataggcctacatgaataaagaagttttgaatttagaattcaaCGGAGAACGGGCACGGCGTCCTCtgtggtatgactaccatctACGTCTGCTACGACTACG
The genomic region above belongs to Pararge aegeria chromosome 8, ilParAegt1.1, whole genome shotgun sequence and contains:
- the LOC120625571 gene encoding cuticle protein 7-like codes for the protein MYSEVLLMAVIAAFIAQFENASSYGVAYSSAHFSKHDGHPETVHGHGHHVDYHTHPHYTFDYKVEDHHTGDMKSQHESRDGDVVKGVYSLHQPDGSERTVHYHGDHHTGFHADVKYDTHHIVPHHHHY